The Coffea arabica cultivar ET-39 chromosome 3c, Coffea Arabica ET-39 HiFi, whole genome shotgun sequence genome contains a region encoding:
- the LOC113734869 gene encoding ATP synthase subunit gamma, mitochondrial-like encodes MAMAALRREGRRFATPLMSANPANTLRSSLLPSEEQAILGVRSISTQVVRNRMRSVRNIQKITKAMKMVAASKLRAIQTRTENSRGLWQPFTALLGDLPSVDVKKTVVVTVSSDKGLCGGINSTSVKISRALHKLNSGPEKEAKYVVLGEKAKAQLVRDSKKHIELSMTELQKNPLNYTQVSVLADDILKNVEFDALRLVFNKFHSVVSFMPTTATVLSPEVVEREAESGGKLGDLDLYEIEGAETKGEVLQNLAEFQFSCVLFNAVLENACSEQGARMSAMDSSSRNAGEMLDRLTLAYNRTRQASITTELIEIISGASALTG; translated from the exons ATGGCGATGGCTGCGTTGAGGAGAGAGGGCAGGCGCTTCGCCACCCCTCTGATGTCTGCCAACCCTGCCAACACCCTTCGATCGTCTCTCTTACCGTCCGA GGAGCAGGCCATTCTTGGAGTTCGTAGTATTTCAACTCAAGTTG TCCGGAACCGCATGAGGAGTGTCAGGAATATTCAGAAAATTACAAAGGCAATGAAGATGGTTGCAGCTTCTAAATTGCGAGCTATTCAGACTAGAACTGAAAATTCGCGTGGCCTCTGGCAGCCATTCACTGCTCTTCTGGGTGACCTCCCAA GTGTTGATGTCAAGAAGACAGTTGTTGTTACCGTATCTTCAGACAAAGGTCTTTGTGGTGGCATTAATTCTACATCTGTCAAGATAAGCAGGGCACTTCACAAGTTGAATTCTG GGCCTGAAAAGGAAGCTAAATATGTTGTTCTGGGGGAAAAGGCCAAGGCTCAACTGGTTCGAGACTCAAAGAAACATATTGAGCTCTCCATGACTGAGCTGCAAAAAAATCCTCTTAATTACACTCAG GTTTCTGTGCTTGCAGATGACATTTTAAAGAATGTTGAATTTGATGCATTAAGGCTTGTCTTCAACAAATTTCATTCAGTTGTCTCATTTATGCCGACTACAGCTACAGTGCTATCACCTGAG GTTGTGGAGAGAGAAGCTGAGTCTGGTGGGAAGCTTGGGGATCTGGATTTGTATGAAATTGAAGGTGCTGAGACAAAGGGAGAAGTTCTTCAGAATCTGGCAGAATTCCAGTTTTCTTGT gtcTTGTTCAATGCAGTTTTGGAGAATGCTTGTAGTGAGCAAGGAGCACGGATGTCTGCAATGGATAGCTCCAGTAGAAATGCTGGCGAGATGCTTGACCGCCTCACCCTTGCTTATAAcag AACCCGGCAGGCTTCCATCACCACTGAGCTTATTGAGATTATTTCTGGAGCTTCTGCGCTGACGGGCTAG